The following DNA comes from Novosphingobium sp. PP1Y.
GTCTTGTCGCCGTTACCCGCCAGTTCGTGCCCGGCGAGAGCGCCGACGCCGGCACCGATGATCAGACCGGTCGTACCGTTGTCACGGCGGCAGTAATAGCGGCCATCGCGTCCACGCCAGACGCGATCGCGGCGCGTGATGCGACGCGGTTCGTAATAACGGCCGCGCGAATCGTACATGCGGTGATGGCGTTCCTTTTCGCGATAGCCGTGCGCGGGTGCCCACGGCGGCGGATCGGCAGCGGCCGGCACGGCCGGGATCGCCAAGGCGGCGGCCGTGAAAGCCAGAATGGATTTCTTGAACATTGCGTCCTCCTGCAAGTGCCTGTCTTGAACCTTTGAATTGCTTTTAGGTTCACCTGAACCCAACGCCGGATGAACGGTTCGTTGGGTCGCCGGGACTGGAGACAGACCGATGTAATCCTGCGATGAAGTGAACTGCAATGATGAAAGGTTCATTAGGTGCAAATCGATCTCGTCGATGTCTTTGGGTCCGGACCGCTGAGCGGCAATCCCCTGGCCGTAGTGCGCGGAGCTGAGGATCTCGAAGCCGACGCGATGTTGAAGTTGACGCGATGGCTCGGCTATTCGGAAACGACCTTCATCCTGCCGCCGACCGACACCGCCGCCGATTACCGCCTACGTATCTTCTATCCGGCGGGTGAGCTGCCTTTCGCCGGGCATCCGACGCTGGGCACGGCCCATGTTTGGCTTGCCTCGGGCGGTGTTCCCAAACATGCGGGCAGGATCATGCAGGAATGCGGCATAGGCCTTGTCGAAGTGCGGCAGGATGCCGACCGGCTGGCATTTCGCGCACCGGACCTGCTGCGCACCGGACCGCTGTCGGACGAGGACCGGGCCGAAGCCATCCGCCTTACCGGTGTGGCGGAAGACCAGGTGATCGCAGCCGTGCATGCCGATAACGGACCGGGCTGGAAGCTCCTTCACCTCAAGTCAGCCGAGCAGGTGGTGGCCGCAAACCCGGTGCCGCGTGCGCCGATGCCCACCGATGTCGGCCTGCTTGGCGCCTGGGGGCCGGGGCACGACAAGCAATTCGAAGTGCGGGCCTTCTTCGCCGATCCGACCGAGGCGATGGTGGAGGACCCGGTGACGGGAAGCCT
Coding sequences within:
- a CDS encoding glycine zipper 2TM domain-containing protein, whose translation is MFKKSILAFTAAALAIPAVPAAADPPPWAPAHGYREKERHHRMYDSRGRYYEPRRITRRDRVWRGRDGRYYCRRDNGTTGLIIGAGVGALAGHELAGNGDKTLGAILGGVAGGLLGRTIDRGDLKCR
- a CDS encoding PhzF family phenazine biosynthesis protein, producing the protein MQIDLVDVFGSGPLSGNPLAVVRGAEDLEADAMLKLTRWLGYSETTFILPPTDTAADYRLRIFYPAGELPFAGHPTLGTAHVWLASGGVPKHAGRIMQECGIGLVEVRQDADRLAFRAPDLLRTGPLSDEDRAEAIRLTGVAEDQVIAAVHADNGPGWKLLHLKSAEQVVAANPVPRAPMPTDVGLLGAWGPGHDKQFEVRAFFADPTEAMVEDPVTGSLNAAVAQYLFGQGLASGSYLAGQGQRTGADGHVHCSQEADGSIWVAGRVETVAQGAALSF